In Firmicutes bacterium ASF500, a single genomic region encodes these proteins:
- the addA gene encoding ATP-dependent helicase/nuclease subunit A, which produces MPFPLTEEQRNIVDDRGGELLVSAAAGSGKTRVLVERLLDRVAKEGADIDRFLVITYTKAAAAELRGRIAQELSDRLAENPNDRHLRRQTVLVYRANISTIHAFCAALLRESGHLLDLDPDFRLCDEGESRVLMEQVLEEVLDKRYEELSLDSPFAVLVDTLSAGRDDSRLAQIALRIFSQVQSHPDPTRWLEEQKDIWTLEGVSDLAQTPWGALLLEDARRRAGFCRDRLEQALALTGEDELLEANYGPSITATLEAVEDFLTARGWDEAAAVLPIPFPDAGRKKKRSAELSPFEEERAIQARERVKSIRARCKKLLDKLAEDFSGTTDEVLEELALSRPAVQALMDLVLDFQTAFSKEKARRGMVDFSDLEHFAVKLLVGEDGAPTELAQYWGARFDEVLVDEYQDTNQVQNAIFNAISGGGRRLFQVGDVKQSIYRFRLADPTIFLDKYRRFPDGEAALEGQPRRRLLSQNFRSRPQVLEGCNDLFRSIMSTEFGELDYTDDQALVPGKAFLDGVGQRENDVSPYALELDALDLSFLGEQEGEKESKDLLEARFAARRVRELLDQPLMIEEGDGLRPLRPSDVMILLRSPRSVTHHYLLALNQEGVPWTAQGGDDFFETTEVNVALSILQIVDNPRQDVALISALRSPVYGFTGDQLALLRADSGGDFYTALVRAAEGGDQACRSFLEQLEELRDCAGDRTCRQLIWHIFERTNMLGIFGAMEGGGERRSNLLSLYALAGRLEDSGCRTLFQFLLRLERLRNAGLRLGTAPDGGPGGEGVSILSIHHSKGLEKPVVLVCGLTRRLNRDDMMRPVLFHSKLGVGPKGLDRERMVEYTTLARQAVARQLEREMMAEELRLLYVAMTRAREKLILSLALPEGAGALKRLGDSLPISPMALEQQQSVGAWVLLHAITRPEGEALRALAEIFNVTPPQRTGPAWDIRWMDGTALGGECKVKGHYTDLPEGAEPDEDLSARLRWVYPHLAAANLPSKLTATQIKGRPLDREAAEDTAVTTPRGQPITRPDFIAQDRGLTPAQRGTALHLAMQYLPLDMEPAPQAVGEELDRLTEAGFLTKLQRQAVEPERLSAFLASPLGRAMAAAGKRCRREFKFSILVSALDYFPEGRGEEVLLQGVIDAWFEGEDGSVTVVDFKSDRVRPGGEQSRAEEYRPQLAAYCQALSAILSKPVNRQVLWFFATDSLVEL; this is translated from the coding sequence ATGCCCTTTCCACTGACAGAGGAACAACGAAACATTGTAGACGACCGGGGCGGCGAGTTGCTGGTGTCGGCGGCGGCGGGGTCGGGGAAGACCCGGGTGCTGGTGGAGCGGCTGCTGGACCGGGTGGCCAAGGAGGGGGCTGATATCGACCGCTTCCTGGTCATCACCTACACCAAGGCGGCGGCGGCGGAGCTGCGGGGGCGCATCGCCCAGGAGCTGTCCGACCGGCTGGCGGAGAACCCCAACGACCGCCACCTGCGCCGCCAGACGGTGCTGGTCTACCGGGCCAATATCTCCACCATACACGCCTTCTGCGCCGCCCTCCTTCGGGAGAGCGGCCACCTGCTGGACCTGGACCCGGACTTCCGCCTGTGCGACGAGGGGGAGAGCCGTGTGCTGATGGAGCAGGTGCTGGAGGAGGTGCTGGACAAGCGGTATGAGGAGCTGTCCCTAGACAGCCCCTTTGCCGTTTTGGTGGACACCCTGTCCGCCGGGCGGGACGACAGCCGCCTGGCCCAGATCGCGCTGAGGATCTTCTCCCAGGTCCAGAGCCACCCGGACCCCACCCGCTGGCTGGAGGAGCAGAAGGACATCTGGACGCTGGAGGGCGTGTCCGACCTGGCCCAGACCCCCTGGGGGGCGCTGCTGCTGGAGGACGCCCGGCGTCGGGCGGGCTTCTGCCGGGACCGGCTGGAGCAGGCCCTGGCCTTGACCGGGGAGGACGAGCTGCTGGAGGCCAACTATGGCCCGTCCATCACTGCCACCCTGGAGGCGGTGGAGGACTTCCTGACCGCCCGCGGCTGGGATGAGGCGGCGGCAGTCCTGCCCATCCCCTTCCCCGACGCCGGGAGAAAGAAGAAGCGGAGCGCAGAGCTCAGCCCCTTTGAGGAGGAGCGAGCCATTCAGGCCAGGGAGCGGGTGAAGTCCATCCGGGCCCGGTGCAAGAAGCTGCTGGACAAGCTGGCGGAGGACTTTAGCGGAACGACAGACGAGGTGCTGGAGGAGCTGGCCCTGTCCCGTCCCGCCGTCCAGGCGCTGATGGACCTGGTGCTGGATTTTCAGACCGCCTTTTCCAAGGAAAAGGCCCGGCGGGGTATGGTGGACTTCTCCGACCTGGAGCACTTCGCCGTCAAGCTGCTGGTGGGGGAGGACGGGGCGCCCACCGAACTGGCCCAGTACTGGGGGGCCCGGTTCGACGAGGTGCTGGTGGACGAGTATCAGGACACCAACCAGGTGCAGAACGCCATCTTTAACGCCATCTCCGGCGGGGGACGGCGGCTGTTCCAGGTGGGGGACGTGAAGCAGTCCATTTACCGGTTCCGTCTGGCCGACCCCACCATTTTCCTGGACAAATATCGCCGCTTCCCGGATGGAGAGGCGGCGTTGGAGGGACAGCCCAGAAGGCGTCTGCTGTCCCAAAATTTCCGCTCCCGGCCCCAGGTGCTGGAGGGGTGCAACGACCTGTTTCGGAGCATTATGTCAACTGAATTTGGGGAGCTGGACTATACCGACGATCAGGCGCTGGTGCCGGGGAAGGCGTTTTTGGACGGTGTCGGGCAGCGGGAGAATGATGTCAGCCCCTACGCCCTGGAGCTGGATGCGCTGGACCTGTCCTTTCTTGGGGAGCAGGAGGGGGAGAAGGAGAGCAAGGACCTCCTGGAGGCCCGCTTCGCGGCCCGGCGGGTCCGGGAGCTGCTGGATCAGCCCCTGATGATCGAGGAGGGGGACGGCCTGCGGCCCCTGCGCCCGTCTGACGTGATGATTCTCCTGCGCAGTCCGCGCTCGGTGACGCACCACTATCTGCTGGCCCTCAACCAGGAGGGGGTCCCCTGGACCGCCCAGGGCGGGGACGACTTTTTTGAGACCACCGAGGTCAACGTGGCCCTGTCCATTTTACAGATTGTGGACAACCCCCGCCAGGACGTGGCCCTGATTTCGGCCCTGCGCTCCCCGGTGTACGGCTTTACCGGCGACCAGCTGGCCCTCCTCCGGGCGGACAGCGGCGGGGACTTCTACACCGCCCTGGTCCGCGCCGCCGAGGGAGGGGACCAGGCGTGCCGGAGCTTTCTGGAGCAGCTGGAGGAGCTGCGGGACTGCGCCGGGGACCGCACCTGCCGCCAGCTGATTTGGCACATCTTTGAGCGGACCAATATGCTGGGCATTTTCGGCGCTATGGAGGGGGGCGGCGAGCGGCGGAGCAATCTGCTGTCCCTCTACGCCCTGGCCGGGCGGCTGGAGGACAGCGGGTGCCGCACCCTGTTCCAGTTCCTCCTGCGGCTGGAGCGGCTGAGAAACGCCGGTCTCCGGTTGGGAACCGCCCCCGACGGCGGCCCGGGCGGGGAGGGGGTGTCCATCCTGTCCATCCACCACTCCAAAGGGCTGGAAAAGCCGGTGGTGCTGGTGTGCGGGCTGACCCGGCGGCTCAACCGGGACGACATGATGCGCCCGGTGTTGTTCCACTCCAAGCTGGGGGTGGGCCCCAAGGGGCTGGACCGGGAGCGGATGGTGGAGTACACCACCCTGGCCCGTCAGGCGGTGGCCCGCCAGCTGGAACGGGAGATGATGGCGGAGGAGCTGCGGCTGCTCTATGTGGCTATGACCCGTGCCCGGGAGAAGCTGATCCTTTCCCTGGCCCTGCCCGAGGGGGCGGGTGCCCTGAAGCGGCTGGGGGACAGTCTGCCCATCAGCCCCATGGCCCTGGAGCAGCAGCAGAGCGTGGGGGCCTGGGTGCTCCTTCACGCCATCACCCGGCCCGAAGGGGAGGCTCTTCGGGCGCTGGCGGAAATTTTCAATGTCACCCCGCCGCAGCGCACCGGACCGGCCTGGGACATCCGCTGGATGGACGGGACCGCTCTGGGAGGGGAGTGTAAAGTGAAAGGCCATTACACTGATCTCCCGGAGGGGGCGGAGCCTGACGAGGACCTGTCCGCCCGGCTGAGATGGGTCTATCCCCATCTCGCGGCGGCGAATCTGCCCTCCAAGCTCACCGCCACCCAGATCAAGGGCCGGCCCCTGGACCGGGAGGCGGCGGAGGACACCGCCGTCACCACCCCCAGAGGCCAGCCCATCACCCGGCCCGACTTCATCGCTCAGGACCGGGGCCTCACCCCCGCCCAGCGGGGCACCGCTCTCCATTTGGCGATGCAGTACCTCCCCCTGGACATGGAGCCCGCCCCCCAGGCAGTGGGGGAGGAGCTGGACCGGCTGACTGAGGCGGGGTTTCTTACCAAACTCCAGCGCCAGGCGGTGGAGCCGGAGCGGCTGTCCGCCTTTCTGGCCAGCCCTCTGGGCCGGGCTATGGCGGCGGCGGGGAAGCGGTGCCGCCGGGAGTTTAAATTCTCCATTCTGGTCTCCGCCCTGGACTACTTCCCCGAGGGAAGGGGGGAGGAGGTCCTTCTCCAAGGGGTTATCGACGCCTGGTTTGAGGGGGAGGACGGCTCCGTTACGGTGGTGGACTTCAAAAGCGACCGGGTCCGCCCCGGTGGGGAGCAGTCCCGGGCCGAGGAGTACCGCCCTCAGCTCGCCGCCTACTGTCAGGCCCTGTCCGCCATCCTGAGCAAGCCTGTCAACCGGCAGGTGCTGTGGTTTTTTGCTACAGACAGCCTAGTGGAGTTGTAA
- the trmD gene encoding tRNA (guanine-N(1)-)-methyltransferase, with amino-acid sequence MYRIDIMTLFPDVVGDMLCESVLGRGQERGYIRVECHQIRDYTVNKQKQVDNYPYGGGRGAVMQADPLYRCWEHICQEAGERVHTIYMSPAGRTFTQSDARRLKDDYQRLILVCGHYEGIDERFIEECVDEEISIGDFVMTGGEIPAMAVADAVCRLVPGVLSDPSCYENESHWNGALEAPQYSRPEVWHGRAVPPVLLSGNHAKVEQWRRKQSILRTRRRRPDLYERLDLSSKEDQKLLRELKEELGAEE; translated from the coding sequence ATGTACCGTATCGACATTATGACATTATTCCCCGATGTGGTGGGAGATATGCTGTGTGAATCCGTGCTGGGCCGGGGGCAGGAGCGGGGGTATATCCGGGTGGAGTGCCACCAGATCCGGGATTACACCGTCAACAAGCAGAAGCAGGTGGACAACTACCCCTACGGCGGAGGCCGGGGGGCGGTGATGCAGGCCGATCCCCTTTACAGGTGCTGGGAGCACATCTGTCAGGAGGCGGGGGAGCGGGTCCACACCATCTACATGTCCCCGGCGGGCAGGACCTTCACCCAGTCCGACGCCCGGCGCTTAAAGGACGATTACCAGCGGCTTATCCTGGTCTGCGGCCACTACGAGGGCATCGACGAGCGCTTTATCGAGGAGTGCGTAGACGAGGAAATTTCCATCGGTGATTTCGTGATGACCGGCGGCGAGATCCCCGCTATGGCGGTGGCCGACGCGGTGTGCCGCCTGGTGCCCGGGGTGCTGTCCGACCCCTCCTGCTATGAGAACGAGAGCCACTGGAACGGCGCGCTGGAGGCCCCCCAGTACTCCCGGCCTGAGGTGTGGCACGGCCGGGCGGTGCCCCCCGTCCTCCTGTCGGGCAACCACGCCAAGGTGGAGCAGTGGCGGCGGAAGCAGTCCATTCTCCGTACCCGCCGGCGCAGGCCCGACCTGTATGAACGGCTGGACCTGTCCTCCAAGGAGGACCAGAAGCTGCTCCGAGAGCTGAAGGAGGAGCTGGGCGCGGAGGAGTGA
- the pdxK gene encoding Pyridoxine/pyridoxal/pyridoxamine kinase, whose product MEQSKNILIISDMPGYGKMGMAGMLPILSNMGHSIYNLPTALVSNNFDYGKFSVLDTTQYMRETIQVWQALGFQFDCITTGFLASADQVDLLRDFIDSQRKEDFLVITDPIMGDGGKLYNGSTRETVENMSRFAGVADVVVPNLTEAEFLTGVYEGQETLTAGEARQVLDGLLSLGPKSAVITSGRETETGRHVVWGFDGKTGEYFNVPYRFIKAHFPGTGDIFTSLLTGKLLEGRTLPQAVKKAVDLLERLIFMEQDVAERNNGIRIEKYLSVLTE is encoded by the coding sequence ATGGAACAAAGCAAAAATATTTTAATTATCAGCGACATGCCCGGTTATGGAAAAATGGGAATGGCGGGCATGCTGCCCATTCTGTCCAACATGGGCCACAGCATTTATAACCTGCCCACCGCACTGGTGTCCAACAACTTCGATTATGGAAAATTTTCCGTGCTGGACACCACCCAGTACATGCGGGAGACCATCCAGGTCTGGCAGGCCCTGGGCTTCCAGTTCGACTGCATCACCACCGGCTTTCTGGCCTCGGCGGACCAGGTGGACCTGCTCCGGGATTTTATCGACAGCCAGCGGAAGGAGGACTTTCTGGTGATCACCGACCCCATCATGGGGGACGGCGGCAAGCTGTACAACGGCTCCACCCGGGAGACTGTGGAGAATATGAGCCGCTTCGCCGGGGTAGCCGATGTGGTCGTTCCCAACCTGACGGAGGCGGAGTTCCTAACCGGGGTGTATGAGGGTCAGGAGACCCTGACCGCCGGGGAGGCCCGTCAGGTGCTGGATGGCCTGCTGTCCCTGGGGCCCAAGTCGGCGGTCATCACCAGCGGTCGGGAGACAGAGACGGGCCGTCATGTGGTCTGGGGCTTTGACGGAAAGACCGGGGAGTACTTCAACGTGCCCTACCGTTTCATCAAGGCCCATTTCCCGGGCACCGGGGATATCTTTACCTCCCTGCTCACCGGCAAGCTGCTGGAGGGGCGGACGCTCCCCCAGGCGGTGAAGAAGGCGGTGGACCTGCTGGAGCGGCTCATTTTCATGGAACAGGACGTGGCCGAGCGAAACAACGGCATCCGCATCGAGAAGTATTTGAGCGTGCTGACGGAGTGA
- the ylmC gene encoding putative sporulation protein YlmC, translating into METRIAELRYKEVISVEDGARYGYVGDMEVDLETGQVKALIVPGRRRFFGLFGREEDKIIPWNAVKRFGEDIILVET; encoded by the coding sequence ATGGAAACTCGCATCGCGGAGCTGCGGTATAAGGAGGTCATCAGCGTGGAGGACGGAGCCCGGTACGGCTACGTGGGGGACATGGAGGTGGACCTGGAGACCGGCCAGGTGAAGGCCCTCATCGTCCCCGGCCGGCGGCGGTTCTTCGGCCTGTTTGGCCGGGAGGAGGACAAGATCATCCCCTGGAACGCCGTGAAGCGCTTCGGGGAGGATATTATTTTGGTGGAAACATAA
- a CDS encoding Single-stranded DNA-binding protein, producing MQTNTNRIFLRGRMAARPVLSHANHGVDYFTFPLAVRRLSGAEDRLNIVASREQLERLSLCGDGPVSVYGEVRTFNNRSGVGSRLVVSVFARTLAQDEGEDENRLELSGTLCKPPILRATPLGRTICDMILAVNRRYGRADYLPCIAWGSLAYRCGAMEVGDRLSLEGRLQSRTYTKEIDGQPQERTAFEVSVMSLAADDT from the coding sequence ATGCAGACCAATACCAACCGAATTTTTCTCCGGGGGCGGATGGCCGCCCGTCCCGTCCTCTCCCACGCCAACCACGGCGTGGACTATTTCACCTTTCCCCTGGCGGTGCGCCGGCTGTCCGGGGCGGAGGACCGGCTGAACATCGTCGCCTCCCGGGAACAGCTGGAGCGGCTCTCCCTCTGCGGAGACGGCCCTGTCTCCGTCTATGGGGAGGTGCGGACCTTCAACAACCGCAGCGGGGTGGGCAGCCGGCTGGTGGTCAGCGTCTTTGCCCGGACCCTCGCCCAGGACGAGGGGGAGGACGAAAACCGGCTGGAGCTGTCCGGGACCTTATGTAAACCGCCCATCCTCCGGGCCACCCCGCTGGGCCGTACCATCTGCGACATGATTTTGGCGGTCAACCGCCGGTATGGCCGGGCGGACTATCTCCCCTGCATCGCCTGGGGCAGTCTGGCCTACCGCTGCGGGGCCATGGAGGTGGGAGACCGCCTGTCCCTGGAGGGCCGGCTCCAGAGCCGGACCTACACCAAGGAGATCGACGGCCAGCCCCAGGAGCGCACCGCCTTTGAGGTGTCGGTCATGTCTCTGGCGGCGGACGATACATAA
- the norV gene encoding Anaerobic nitric oxide reductase flavorubredoxin, whose protein sequence is MYCTRKITDDLIWIGSNDRQHPIFEAAHPVPRGMSYNSYLLLDEKTVLFDTVDRAVQTQFMENLEHALNGRALDYIFVHHMEPDHAATLGDLMLRHPEAKIVCNGKAVNMIRQFHAADPKGAILVNEGDTLSTGRHHFTFVAAPMVHWPEVVVSYDSTDKILFSADGFGSFGALNGVLFADEIDWERDWLDEARRYYTNIVGKYGPQVMALLNKASKLDIQMICPLHGPIWRKDFGKIIDRYVKWASYEPEVQGVVIPFASIYGNTETAASILACRLAELGVPVEMYDVSSSHYSYVLSDCFKYSHIVFACPTYNNGIFDPMEHLLRDLAHHNLQNRKVALIQNGSWAPASGKLMTEILSQMKNMELLEAPITLKSALAPGQESELEALAQALAASVKGEEPAPEVEPAQDKPRGFVCKICGFIYESDTLPEDYTCPICRRPASDFEPVQ, encoded by the coding sequence ATGTATTGTACCCGTAAAATTACCGACGACCTCATCTGGATCGGCTCCAACGACCGTCAGCACCCCATTTTTGAGGCGGCTCACCCTGTCCCCCGGGGGATGTCCTACAACTCCTATCTGCTGCTGGACGAAAAAACCGTCCTCTTTGACACGGTGGACCGGGCGGTTCAGACCCAGTTCATGGAGAACCTGGAGCACGCCCTGAACGGCCGGGCGCTGGACTATATCTTCGTCCACCACATGGAGCCCGACCACGCCGCCACCTTGGGCGACCTGATGCTCCGCCACCCCGAGGCGAAGATCGTGTGCAACGGCAAGGCCGTCAACATGATCCGCCAGTTCCACGCCGCCGACCCCAAAGGGGCCATCCTGGTGAACGAGGGGGACACTCTGTCCACCGGCCGCCATCATTTCACCTTTGTGGCCGCCCCCATGGTCCACTGGCCCGAGGTGGTGGTCAGCTATGACTCCACCGACAAGATCCTCTTCTCCGCCGACGGCTTCGGCTCCTTCGGAGCGCTGAACGGCGTCCTCTTCGCCGACGAGATCGACTGGGAGCGGGACTGGCTGGACGAGGCCCGCCGGTACTACACCAACATTGTGGGCAAGTACGGTCCCCAGGTCATGGCCCTGCTGAACAAGGCCTCCAAGCTGGACATCCAGATGATCTGCCCCCTCCACGGCCCCATCTGGCGCAAGGATTTTGGAAAAATCATTGACCGGTATGTGAAGTGGGCCTCCTATGAGCCCGAGGTCCAGGGTGTTGTGATTCCCTTCGCCTCCATCTATGGAAATACCGAGACCGCCGCCAGCATCCTGGCCTGCCGCCTGGCTGAGCTGGGGGTGCCGGTGGAGATGTATGACGTGTCGTCCAGCCACTACTCCTATGTGCTGTCCGACTGCTTCAAATACAGCCACATCGTCTTCGCCTGCCCCACCTACAACAACGGCATCTTCGACCCCATGGAGCACCTGCTCCGGGACCTGGCCCACCACAACCTGCAAAACCGGAAAGTGGCCCTCATTCAGAACGGCTCCTGGGCCCCCGCCAGCGGCAAGCTGATGACCGAAATTCTGAGCCAGATGAAGAATATGGAGCTGCTCGAGGCCCCCATCACCCTCAAGTCCGCCCTGGCCCCCGGTCAGGAGAGCGAGCTGGAGGCGCTGGCCCAGGCCCTGGCCGCGTCGGTGAAGGGCGAAGAGCCCGCCCCCGAGGTGGAGCCCGCCCAGGATAAGCCCCGCGGCTTTGTCTGCAAGATCTGCGGCTTCATCTATGAGAGCGACACCCTCCCCGAGGATTACACCTGCCCCATCTGCCGCCGTCCCGCCTCCGACTTCGAGCCGGTGCAATAA
- the ribU gene encoding Riboflavin transporter RibU, which produces MSNPATIAKAKRSISARALTVTAMLSAVACVLNMFDFPIPFLIPTFVKMDISDLPELLAAFSLGPWYGVVVTFLKNLLKVIIKGTSTAYAGELCNFILGAAFSFTAGVIYHYKKSRKTALIGALAGAVVMALLSIPCNYYISYPVYTKFMAIDKIIAMYQSIRPGVNGLMECLIIFNAPFTLLKGLLTTVFCFLVYKPLSPILHGSVK; this is translated from the coding sequence ATGTCCAATCCAGCCACCATTGCCAAAGCAAAACGTTCCATCTCTGCCCGGGCTCTCACCGTCACCGCCATGCTTTCGGCGGTGGCCTGCGTGCTCAACATGTTCGACTTCCCCATCCCCTTCCTGATCCCCACCTTCGTCAAAATGGACATCTCCGACCTGCCTGAGCTGCTGGCCGCCTTTTCCCTGGGGCCCTGGTACGGCGTGGTCGTCACCTTCCTGAAAAACCTGCTCAAGGTGATCATCAAGGGCACCTCTACCGCCTATGCTGGAGAACTGTGCAACTTCATCCTGGGCGCCGCCTTCTCCTTCACCGCCGGCGTGATCTACCACTACAAAAAGTCCCGTAAGACCGCCCTCATCGGCGCACTGGCTGGCGCTGTGGTCATGGCCCTGCTCTCCATCCCCTGCAACTACTACATCTCCTACCCCGTTTACACCAAATTCATGGCCATTGACAAGATCATCGCCATGTATCAGTCCATCCGCCCCGGCGTCAACGGACTGATGGAGTGTCTTATCATCTTCAACGCCCCCTTCACTTTGCTGAAAGGACTTTTGACCACCGTTTTCTGCTTCCTGGTCTACAAGCCCCTCTCCCCCATTCTCCACGGCTCCGTCAAGTAA